The genomic stretch CTCGCGCCGCGACATCACCTTCGAAGAAGCGCGCGACATCGAAAGTCGTCTGCGCAAAGAGATGCTGGAGATTTTCTACTCCCGTAACTTCGACTGAGGCACGGCCTGCAGCCGCGTCGATGCCAATGAAAAGCTGCCCACGGGCAGCTTTTTTCTTACCTATACGGGCTAACGCTAGTAAACGCCCTCTTCACCCTCCGGGCGGGTCTTGAACCGTCGATGCAGCCACAGATACTGCTCTGGGTGCTTACGAATCGCCCGCTCGATAAAGGCATTCACCCGCGTGGCATCGGCCATTTCATCACCACTGGGGAAATCTTCGAAGGCAGGCAAACACTCGATGGTGTAGGTGTGATTATCCGGGTTGCGGTGGAACATCAGCGGCACCACAGGAGCGCCCGTCATGCGGGCGATTTTCGAGGTGAGACGAATCGTCGCCGCCTGCTGACCAAACAGCGGCGCAAAGACGCTGACATCGCGACCAAAATCCTGATCCGGTGAGTACCACACGATATGCCCCGCTTTGATGCGGCGTACCACGCCGCGCAAGTCATGGCGATCGATGGCTTGGCCAAAGATGCGTGAACGCGCACGGGTCATGAAGCGCTCGAACAGCGGGTTGTTATGGGGGCGGTAAACCACATCCGCCGGGAAAAAAAGCGAGTGTAACGCCCCGCCTAGGTCCAGCGTCGAGAAGTGGATACCCACCACCAGCACGCCTTTGCCCTGGGCTTTGGCGCGTGCAAGGTGCTCTTGGCCGTGATAGGCCACTCGATGACGCAGCCCTTCGGCATCCCGACACCAGCCGGTTGCGGTTTCGACCAAACCAATCCCGTTGGCAATGAAGGTCTCTTTGACCAGTTGGCGCTGCTCATCGGCACTTTTTTCTGGAAAGCAGAGCGCGATGTTCGTGGCGGTGATGTGCCGACGACGCTTTACGAAGCGCCACGCCAGCAGGCCAATCGCTTTCCCCACCCAGAGCTTCACGCGCCAGGGGAGCCATGCGGCCACGTACATCAGGCCAATCGCCAGCCATGTCGGCCAGTAACGAGGGTGCGCAAAGGAGCGCGGATAAGACGCTTTAGACATACCGATAACCGTTTAAACGTGAGCCCCATGATAACGCCGTGGGGCTCTAGGCAGCACCCCCGTCAGCAGCGTATAGCTGATGGTATCGCAGTAGCGAGCCACTTCATCCACGGGCAACACGGCACCGTTGCTGGCCGCTCCCCATAGCACCACGTCACTGCCAATGGCCGCGTCAGGGACGTCGGTCACGTCCACCGTCAGCATGTCCATGGAGACCTTACCGGCAATCGGGCAGCGCTGGCCGTTGACCAGTACCGGCGTGCCATCGACGGCATGACGGTCATAGCCATCGCCATAGCCTGCGGCAACCACTGCAATGCGCGATGGGCGTGCTGCTTTCCAGCGCCCGCCGTACCCCACCTGTTCGCCGGTATCGAGTTCGCGCAGCGCGATGATCTCTGAGCGTAGCGACATGACCGGACGTAGCTGGCGGGTGATGTCGTTGGCCACTTCCAACGGGTCGCTGCCATAGAGCATCACGCCGGGACGGTTCCAATCCCCATGAGCGGCTGGCCACGCCAGCGTTGCCGGGGAGTTGGCCAAACAGAGCGGCGCTTTCAGCTCGGCCGCCAGTCCTTGCAGCACGCGCATCTGGCGGTTGAAGTAGCTGGGATCTTGCGCATCGGCATTGGCAAAGTGACTCATCAGATGCAGCGCCGTCACTTGAGGCGCATCGACCAGCCGCTGCCACACGCTGGGCGCTTGCTCCGGCGAGAACCCCAGCCGGTGCATACCGGAATCCACTTTCAGCCACACGGGAATTGGCTGCCGAGACGAATAGGCCAGCAGCGCCTCCACCTGCCAGGCGCTATGGACGCTGATCCAGAGGCGGTGCTGGTCGACCAGCGCCAGCTCTTCAGCGCTGAAGATACCCTCGAGCAGTACGATGGGCGCTTGGATACCGCCTTCTCGCAGGCTCAGCGCCTCTTCGATGCAAGCCACGGCAAAGGCCGGCACGTCGGCTTCAAGCGCGCGAGCGCAGGCCAGCGCACCGTGACCGTAAGCATCGGCTTTGATCACGGCCACTGAGCGGCTTTGCGGGGCGCAGCGGCACGCCAGCTGATAGTTGTGACGCAGCGCGTCCAAATCAATATGGGCCACTAGCGGGCGCATAGCGTTCTCACTCTCCAATTGACTGTTTCATTGACTCTTTTCGTCACTCTGTCCGTCACGCGTTCATTCACTCAGGCTCAGATGGGCAGTGGCTCAGCCGGCTCGCCACATTGGGACGGTCAGCGGCCCAACAGCGGGGGGTGAAAAACCGTCTGCCCAAAAACAGCGCACCGAGTGGATAACTCGGTGCGCTATGGGTGTTGCCTTTGTTAACGTCGCTAAGCTCGGCCAGAATGGCTGACGTACCGCACGACCCTGGATTAACTCTCGAAAATCGCGTCGAGGGAGAGTCCCTGTTTTTCCAGCGAGCGGCGCAGCTTCTTTAACGCTTCTACCTGAATTTGGCGCACCCGCTCACGGGTGAGACCAATCTCCGCGCCAACCTCTTCCAGCGTCGCGGCTTCGTGGCCGCGTAGACCAAAGCGGCGTACCACGACCTCGCGCTGTTTTTCGCTCAGCTCATCCAGCCAATGGTCCACGTGCTCACGCACGTCGCCATCCACCAAACACGCTTCCGGACCGAGGACTTCGTCGTCAGTGAGCGTATCGATCAACGGCTTGTCGCTGTCACCGCCCATGGGGTAATCCACCGACGACACTCGTTCGTTGAGCCCCAGCATCTTCTTGACCGTCTCGACCGGCTTGTCGAGATGCTCGGCGATCTCCTCGGCGGTCGCTTCGTGATCCAACTTTTGCGTCAGCTCACGAGCAGCGCGCAGATAGATATTGAGCTCTTTTACCACGTGAATGGGCAGGCGAATGGTGCGCGTCTGATTCATTAGCGCACGCTCAATGGTCTGACGAATCCACCAGGTGGCATACGTAGAGAAGCGAAACCCCCGCTCGGGGTCGAACTTCTCGACGGCACGGATCAAACCAAGATTCCCCTCCTCGATCAAATCGAGCAGCGTTAAGCCTCGGTTCAGGTAGCGTCTGGCAATCTTGACCACCAGGCGCAGGTTAGATTCGATCATCCTGGAGCGACCAAGCGCATCGCCCTTGCGTGCCAGGCGGCCGTAATACACTTCTTCTTCCGGCGTCAGCAGCGGAGAAAAGCCGATCTCGTTAAGGTAGATCTGTGTCGCATCCAAGCTTTGAGTCGATTGACGGTCTTCACGGCCCAGCGCTTTTTCAAACGCATCCTCCTCGGCCGTAACGTCGTCGTCGGCGTCGTCCAACGCCTCCTCAACTTCATCCAGGTCAATCTCCTGTAGGTCCTTCTCCAGCATACTCATGGTCATACCCCCGTGGTCTCGCCTATCCGCCATGTAAAAAAGTAAGGGTGGTCGCACTCCCTGTGCGCGTGCACCTTATTGTTATATGACGCCCTGGTTCAGCTATTCGGGTACTCCTAGCAGGCATCACTCTACACCTGCCAAGGGATGGCTAGCGAGATGGCAGATAGTCCAACGGATCTTGCGGCTGGCCATCGCGGCGCACCTCAAAATGCAGTTTGACGGCATCTGCATCGCTATCGCCCATCGTGGCAATGACTTCTCCTGCCTCGACGACATCATTCTCTTTGACGTTCAAGCTATCATTATGTGCATAAGCACTGAGAAACTGATCGTTATGTTTCAGTAGTATTAGGTTACCGTAGCCGCGCACGCCGCTACCGGCGTAGACCACGATGCCCGGGCCTGCAGCACGAACAGGTTGCCCCTTTTGCCCGGCGATATCAATCCCGGCGGTGATGCTGCCTCCTTGCCCGAATTCACCGGTCACTTGGCCATCGGTGGGCCAACGCCAGTCGATGTTTTCGGCCGGCGTGAAGGTCCGTGTCGAACGATCGGTGCGGGCCGTCTGCGTAGGCTCAGCGGCAGGCGCTGGTGCGGCGGCCGGGGTCGGCTCAGGTTCCGGCTCTGGGGTAGGCTCGGGCGCGGGTTCTTGTTCAGGCTGAGCGCTTGGCGTCTGAGGAGCTGCCTCCTCAGACGGTTCGGCAGCGGCAGCGACTTGTTGAGACGCCTCGACCGCCGTGCGCTCGGCACGCTCTGCCGTCAACCGCTGGTTGCGCTCGATGGCGCTCTCGTCCGGCAGCAGCCAGTCGAGCTCTTGGTCATTGCTCGCCACGGCGGTGGCTTGGGGCTGTAGCCCCGTGGCTACGGCACCGCTGGTGGCAGCGGGGGACCCGTTGCCGCCAGACGACGCCGCCACGCCTCCCGCGCCTTCCCGCAGCGCGATGGTTTGGCCGGGGTAAATTTGGTAGGGCGCATCGATATTGTTGATGGCGGCGAGCTGGCGATAGTCCAGATTGTGCTGCCATGCGATGCCGTAGAGCGTATCGCCCGCTTTCACCGTGTACTGCGGCGCGTTCTCCACCGCGCGCCGAGCGTCGCTCAAGTCGCGCACCTGGGGGGTGTTGGACTGCTGACTGGCACAGCCACTCACCGCCAGTGCGAGTACCGTCATCATGAAAACCTTACGCATGCAAACCCTACTCCTGTTCAACGCCGTGCTAGCGATCAATGGAATGACTGTCTGTTGAGTGATGCTGGGCATGAGTGGTCGCGCGACGGTTGAGTGCTACGACGAGTAGCGCGCCGACGACCATCAACGTTATCACGCCAGTTACCTGCGCCGACGCCCCTGTCAGCACGGCGTAATCGCTGGGTAACAAATAGCGGTAAGCCAGCGGAATCATCTGCCCATCAGGACCTAACTGGTAGCGTAACAGCTCCCGCCAGGGCCAGAGAACCGGCAGCGAGCCGATAATGAAGCCCAGCAGTAGCTGCAGCGTTGCGCCATGATACCGCCGTAGCAGCCATGACAGCAGACGCGACGAGAGCGCCAACCCCACCACACAGCCCATTCCAAACAGCATGATAATACCGATATCGAAGCTGCGAATAGCCCCCATGATGGTGCCGTAGAGCCCCATGGTCAGCAGTAAGAAGCTGCCCGACACCCCAGGCAGCAGCATGGCGCTGATCGCTATGGCCCCCGCCACGATGACGACCAGCGACTCGTTCCCCACCATCAGCACTAGCGGCATCATTCCCGGCAGCAGCTTGGCCAGCATCAAACCAATGAGCAGCGGCAGCAAGTACCACATTTTCCACCGCTCACCGGCTTGACCGACGACCAGTGCCGACGCGGCAACCAGCCCAAAAAAGAAGCCCTCCAGCAGCAGCGGATAGGCCTCCATCAGCCACAGCGCGAGATGGGCTACGCTGACCAAGCTCACCGCCACGCCCGACAGCAGGGGGATCAAGAACGCTACGTTCAGATGCCGCGCCAGCCCTGTCCAGCCGCCGCTGCGCCAGGCACCGAGAGCGCTGGGACCAAACTGCTTGATGGTATTGATGAGTTCTTCATAAATACCGGTGATAAAGGCAATCGTGCCTCCCGATACGCCGGGAACTGCATCGGCAGCGCCCATCCCGGCGCCTCTTAAAAACAGTCCTAGGGGTCGACGCTTCAATCCACCACTCCTTGCAATAAAGGTACGAAGCGCACGGGTTCTAGTCGGCGCTTTTCAAAGGCGGAGCCAATCCGCTTGATTTGCGTCAGCCACTGGCTACCGTCTGACGCTTCTAACGGTGCGATCATCACACCATCGGGACGTAACTGCTCGAGCAGCGCTTCCGGCAGCGTTTGCGCACAGGCGGTGAGCAGAATGACATCGAAAGGCGCCGCCTCCGGCCACCCCTCACCGCCATCCGCCACGGCCAGGGTGGCCGGTGCCTGCAGTCGCCACAACCGTTCGGCCGCGCGCTCGTGCAGGGTATAGATTCGCTCCAGGGAGTAAAGCGTTTCTACCAAACGCGATAGGATCAGGGTTTGATAACCTGAGCCGGTTCCCACCTCCAGCACGCGACGTGGCGAGGCGCGCAGCACCAATTCCGTCATTCGCGCCACCGTCAGGGGCTGCGAAAGCGTTTGACCGAAGCCGATGGGCAGCGCGGTGTCTTCATAGGCGCGGTGGGCAAGCGCTTCATCGACGAATAGATGACGCGGCTCGCTGGCCATGACGTCCAGCACACGCGGGTCGCTTACGCCCTGCTGCACAAGGCGCTCGATCATACGATCTCGGGTGCGCTGAGACGTCATACCACTACCGCGCAGCTCCCCAGGGGACAGATCAGGCAAAGGCATCCAACCAATCCTGCACATCGCGACGAGCCGGGTGGCGCGTTAAATCGGTTTGCAGCGGCGTGATCGATACATAGCCTGCTTCGATGGCGGCAAAATCGGTATCCTCGCCGTCATCCGCATTGGCGGCGACCGGCGCAATCCAGTAGCGCGTCCGCCCCCGGGGATCCTGTACGGGTATTGGCTTTTCTGCTGGCCCGCGATAGCCCAGGCGAGTGACCTTCACACCTTTGATCGCTTCCCACGGCACGTCCGGCACGTTCACGTTCAGGAGCGTGCGCGGCGGCAGCGAGAGCTGGTCGGCAGCGCCGATCAAGCTCGCGGCGAATTTGGCCGCCGTGGCAAAGTGCTGGGTGCCGCATAGCGACATGGCAATGGCCGTCATGCCGAGGTTACGTCCTTCCATTGCGGCGGCTACCGTGCCCGAGTAGAGTACGTCATCACCCAGATTGCTGCCGTGATTAATACCCGACATGACCAGATCCGGCCGCTCGTCCCACACGCCGTTGACACCCAGGTAGACACAGTCCGCGGGCGTGCCATCGACACTGTAAAAGCCGTTTTCTAAGGCGCTCAGCGACAGCGGACGCGACAGCGTGAGCGAATTGCTCGCGCCGCTGCGGTCTCGATCCGGGGCGACCACGCGAAGATGGGCGTGGGGCAAGAGCGCATCATACAGCGCGCGCAGGCCGGGAGCGTGAACACCGTCATCGTTGGAAAGCAGCAGTCGCCGCATCAGAATCTCCTTACCTCAGCATCATGCCGTATCGGGATGATGAATTAGTTCGCCAATCACCGCCGTGGCAAAGCTACCACGGGGCAGCGCGAATGAGAGTAGCACGGCCTCTTGCTCGAACGTGGCCTGGGGTGCGATCAGCCGGGCACGCAGCGCACGTTGGCCGCGTTTGACGCCACTCTGTTCGAGCCCAGCGCACAGCGCAGGGTGCTGGGCCGCCAGTTGCGCTTCGTAGCGGCCAGCGTCACCGCCGGCCGCCTCCCCCACGCCCCATAAGACGCCCGTGGGGTGAACATCCAGCGCGGCGGCACGCGCCACTAGGCTCTCCTCGACGTCATCGATGGTAAAGACGCTTTGGGTGCCGTCGAGCATGAGCGTATCGCCTGCAATGGGCTGGCACCAATTGTCATCCGCCAGCCGAGCGCTCAGCAGTTCGTTGAATAGAAAGCTGCGTGCCGTGGAAAGCATCATCCCCTGGCGGTCGTCCCGTTTACGCCAACCTTTGGCCAGCACGGCAGCGGCGCGCTGCAAGTTGCGCGCTCCGGCGCCGAAACGCTGGTGGCCAAAATAGTTGGGCACCCCCTGGGCACAGAGTGCTTCCCAGCGCGGGAGTAAGGCGTCTGGCCGAACCGCTTCACCGCTCAGGCGCAGCGTGAAATGGTTCGTACGGTGCACGCCCCGCTTCAATTTACGCGGATGGCGCGCCTTGGCCAGCACCGTGATGCCCGCCGCGCCGAGGGCGGCGGATAAATTCTCAGGCGCTTCGCGACCAGGCAAGTGAACGCTCAGCCACTGGCGCGCCACCGCCACGCGATCTTTCATGCCGGAGTAGCCGATATCGCGCGGGGTGACACCGCACAAACGGCTGAGCAGTTTCACCACATCTAACGTGGTTTGATTGCGCTTTTCAAGACGTAGCCACAGGTGCTCACCGTGGGCTTCCGGGGTGAAATCAAGCTGCTCATCGACGATGAAATCTTCCGGCTGCGCGCGATACTGGCCGGGGGCGGGCGCGCCCAACGTGGGCGTCAAGCTGCGCTGCCACGCGGGGAGGTTAAGCATTCGACGCCTCTTGCGCGGCCAGCAGCACCACCGCTTCGGCGGCGATTCCTTCCCCTCGTCCGGTAAAACCAAGACGCTCGGTCGTGGTGGCTTTGACGTTGACCTGCCCCAGCGTCACGCCCAGTGTCTCGGCAATCGCGGCGCGCATGGCCTCGATATGCGGCGCCATTTTGGGGGCTTGTGCCATGATCGTGGCGTCCAGATTCACGACCTCGAACCCTTCGCTCCGCACCAGCGCGACCACATGACGAAGCAGGCCGCGACTGTCCGCGCCCTTCCATGCCGGGTCGGTATCGGGAAAGTGGCGGCCAATATCGCCTAGCGCGCAGGCACCGAGCAGCGCGTCGCTAATGGCGTGAAGCAGAACATCGCCATCGGAGTGGGCAACGAACCCATGGTCGAACGGCAGCTTGACGCCGCCGATCATCAAATGATCACCCGGCCCAAAGCGGTGTACATCGAAGCCGTGGCCAATTCGCATTAGAAACTCCTGTTACTCGTGCTGCGCTGGGCAGCCATGATGGCAGCGGCCAGCGCTAAATCGTCAGGGTGGGTGACCTTCATGTTGTCGCGCCGCCCGCTGACGAGCTTGGGGGCCTCCCCCAGCGCCTCGACGGCGGAGGCTTCGTCCGTGACCACGGTGCCCTGCTGCTGGGCCTGGGTCAGCGCGTGATGCAGCAGCGCATAGCGAAACCCCTGTGGCGTCAGCGCGTGCCACAGGCCATCGCGCGGCTCGGTAGCGTGGCTCAAATGATCGCCCCGGTCGCGTTTCATGGTGTCAGCGACCGGCATGGCCAACAAAGCCCCACCCCGGTGGGCCTGGGCCGCATGATACAGAGCGCGAAGATCGTCGCGGGTGATGCAGGGCCGTGCGACGTCATGGACCATGACCAGATCGTCGTCATCGGCGGCCATGGCCTGCAGGGCGTTCACGACGCTGTGCATGCGCTCTTCGCCCCCAGGCACCCGCTGCCACTGGGCAAACGGCACCCAGTCTGGCTGAAACCAGCGATCCTCGGGATCCAAACAGAGCACTAAACACGCCTGCGGAAAGGCGTCATGCAAACGCGCCAAAGTATGTGCCAAGATCGGTTGGCCCTCCAGATGGAGGTACTGCTTGGGCTTGTCGGCCCCCATGCGCTTACCCTGCCCGGCAGCGGGCACGACGAGCCAGAGTCGCGACGTCATGGGTGCACGTCCTCACCTTCGTCTGGCGGAATGACCCCAGGCTGAGCCACGAGCCCGGCATGGATGCCGACCAGCTCATTTTCGATGGCCACGCCCGGTACCCAGAAAAACTGCTCGTCGGTACGCACCATGCCCATATCGCTGCGGGCCCGCTCTTCGATGGCATCCAGCCCGGTTTTCAAGTCGGTGACCTCCGCCGCCAGCCGCGCATTGCGCTCACGCAGCGGGTCGTTGGCAGCTTCCTGAATGGCGACCCGCTGCTCTACCTGCTGCAGGTCCTGCCAGCCGCCGTTTCCCAGCCAAAGCTGGTACTGCAGCAACCCCAGCACGGCCAGCAGCAGGCCTACGAGCCATTTGTGCATCACGGACATCCTTTGTGAAAGCGGAAACGGCGCGCATTATGCCATTAAGGGCTGAGTCCAGCGAGCCGCGACGCGGTGGGAGTTACTTAAACGGTAACGCCTCTTCGGCGGCGTGGCGATAGGCCATGATATGGACACCCTCTTGCTGACAAAACTGCGCCACGCCAGCGGCCAGCCCCGGGTGTGCCACATAGTGCAGCGAACGCACCCGTTGGGGGGCAAAGCCTCGCACGAGCTTATGTTCGCCCTGGGTGCCAGGGTCGAACAGCGTCAATCCTTTGGCCAAGCAGGCGTCGATGCCCTGGTAGTAACAGGCTTCGAAGTGCAGGCAATCGGCCACGACTTCGCTTCCCCAGTAACGGCCATAGAGCGTGCTCCCTCCCTGAAAATAGAGCGCTGCAGCGACGGGGCGCCCCTCCAGCCGAGCCTGCACCAGCATCAGCGCCTCGGGCATCACTTGGCGCAACCGTTCGAAGAAGGCGTGATTGAGATAGGGCGGGCGTCCGCGTTCGTGGTAAGTGATGGTGTAGCAGCGGTAAAAATGCGCCATGTCCACTTCGCTGATCTCCGCGCCTTCCAAGCGGTGCAGGGTGATCCCCTGGTCGGCCACTAAACGCCGCTCGCGCTTGATCATTTTCCGCCGTTTGGCGGTGAGGCTGGCAAGAAAACCGTCGAAATCACCGAAACCGCGATCCCGCCACTGAAACTGTACGCCTTCCCGAGCGATCAAGTCCGGACAGTGGCGCTGCCACGCCTCGACCTCCGGCTCGTCGGCAAACAGCAGATGCCAACTCGACAGCGCCATGGCGTCACACTGCTCCCGCCAGCCCATCGCCAACTGCGCTCGAACAGCGTCAGCATCGGCCTCGGGAGCGATCAAGGTGCGCGGACCTGGCACTGGCGTGAAGGGAATGGTGCTCAGTGCTTTCGGATAATACTTCCCACCCGCACGCTCCAGCGCCTCGGCCCACCCCCAGTCGAACACGTACTCTCCGTAGGAGTGATGCTTACGATACATTGGCAGCGCACCGACCAGCGTCTCGCCCTGCCAAACACATAGATGACAAGGCTCCCAGCCGGTCTCCGCGCTGACAGAGCCGCTAACCTCCAGCGCATGCAAAAAGTCGTGACGCAGGAAAGGCTGATCGTCACGCACGAGCGCATCCCACTGACTTGCCGCAACGGCCTCAATGGCAGGTAGAATGGAGAAGGAGAGCGGACGTAGAGGCATAACATCTCCCGGGCACACTGGCACAAATGGCGGATGGCTTACTGTACCACTCCGGCCGCCTATGCGTATGAACCGCCTTCATTTATCAACCAGCGGGGATGCTGGGCAGAAGTGCGCCAACACCGCTCACAAGCACGCTGTACCGACACCCGTGACTCCAAGGAGAGGCTATGACTCGCGACTTGACGGATAGTTTACAGGCGCAGCGCCAAGCAGCCGGCCCCGCGCCTTTTCCAACGCTGGCCGTTCGTCGTGAACGCTTGGCACGCCTCGCCAGTATGACGAAACGCCACCAGCAGGCGATCGTACGGGCCATCCAGCGCGATTTTGGTCAACGCAGCGAGACCGAGATCCACCTGGCCGAGATCATTCCGGTACTCCACGCAGCGCGCCACGCCCGCCGACACCTTTGGCACTGGATGCGACCTCGCCGCGCGGGCGTTCCTCTGCGGCTCTGGCCCGCTCGCGCCCGCATTGCCCCGCAGCCGCTAGGCGTCGTGGGCGTGATGTCTCCCTGGAACTACCCATGGAGCCTCAGCTTGATGCCGGTCATCGATGCGTTGGCAGCGGGCAACACGGTCATGCTCAAACCCAGCGAGTTGACGCCCCACACCAGCGCGCTGCTCGCCAAGCTGGTGCCTCAATACTTCACGCCAGAGGAGTTCTGCGTGATTCAGGGCGGAATCGAGGTGGCCAGAGCGTTCAGCGCGTTACCGTTTGATCATTTGGTGTTTACGGGTTCGACCCACGTGGGCCGTCAGGTGGCGATGGCCGCCGCTGCGAACCTTACCCCCGTCACCTTGGAGCTGGGCGGTAAGTCACTGGCACTGGTGGCCAGCGATGCGGATCTCGACAGCGCCGCCGACGCGATTATCTTCGGTAAGGGTTTCAACGGCGGACAAACCTGTATCGCGCCGGATTACGTGATCGTGGAGAGCC from Halomonas meridiana encodes the following:
- a CDS encoding GNAT family N-acetyltransferase; its protein translation is MPLRPLSFSILPAIEAVAASQWDALVRDDQPFLRHDFLHALEVSGSVSAETGWEPCHLCVWQGETLVGALPMYRKHHSYGEYVFDWGWAEALERAGGKYYPKALSTIPFTPVPGPRTLIAPEADADAVRAQLAMGWREQCDAMALSSWHLLFADEPEVEAWQRHCPDLIAREGVQFQWRDRGFGDFDGFLASLTAKRRKMIKRERRLVADQGITLHRLEGAEISEVDMAHFYRCYTITYHERGRPPYLNHAFFERLRQVMPEALMLVQARLEGRPVAAALYFQGGSTLYGRYWGSEVVADCLHFEACYYQGIDACLAKGLTLFDPGTQGEHKLVRGFAPQRVRSLHYVAHPGLAAGVAQFCQQEGVHIMAYRHAAEEALPFK
- a CDS encoding aldehyde dehydrogenase family protein produces the protein MTRDLTDSLQAQRQAAGPAPFPTLAVRRERLARLASMTKRHQQAIVRAIQRDFGQRSETEIHLAEIIPVLHAARHARRHLWHWMRPRRAGVPLRLWPARARIAPQPLGVVGVMSPWNYPWSLSLMPVIDALAAGNTVMLKPSELTPHTSALLAKLVPQYFTPEEFCVIQGGIEVARAFSALPFDHLVFTGSTHVGRQVAMAAAANLTPVTLELGGKSLALVASDADLDSAADAIIFGKGFNGGQTCIAPDYVIVESRRLDALTHALERAIRRQRPTDIEATGYVSEAHRVRIDALLNDARDHGCRVIEHGDHAPALVIDPHQRLPLMQEEIFGRALPVISVKRIDDAVRLINQRPHPLVLYAFTHQTTLQETLRRGTRSGALVFNDTLIHHAVPSLPFGGVGESGSGAYHGRHGFERFSHLRSMFYQSKRPSSRWLRPPYHRWLLKLLRLG